In Zalophus californianus isolate mZalCal1 chromosome 4, mZalCal1.pri.v2, whole genome shotgun sequence, the following proteins share a genomic window:
- the CA1 gene encoding carbonic anhydrase 1 isoform X3, with product MKGDNDYRGPEQWGKLYPIANGNKQSPIDIKTSETKHDSSLKPISVSYDPATAKEIINVGHSFHVNYEDNDNRSVLKGGPLSESYRLCQFHFHWGSTNDYGSEHTVDGVKYSAELHLVHWNSAKYSSFAEAVPQADGLAIIGVLMKVDQANPRLQKVLDALNTVKTKNKRAPFTNFDPSTLLPSSLDYWTYSGSLTHPPLYESITWIICKDPISISPEQEKSICVKCLPKSFRNKEKIVTEVLLRLWGTGTVPKPSIDC from the exons GTCCTGAACAATGGGGCAAGCTGTACCCCATTGCAAATGGAAATAAGCAATCTCCCATTGACATTAAAACCAGTGAAACGAAACATGACAGTTCTCTTAAACCTATCAGTGTCTCCTATGATCCAGCCACAGCCAAAGAAATTATCAACGTGGGGCATTCTTTCCATGTAAACTATGAGGACAATGATAACCGATCAG tGCTGAAAGGTGGTCCTCTTTCTGAAAGCTATAGGCTCTGTCAGTTCCATTTTCACTGGGGCAGCACAAATGACTATGGTTCTGAACACACAGTGGATGGAGTCAAATATTCTGCAGAG CTTCACCTGGTTCACTGGAATTCTGCAAAGTACTCCAGCTTTGCTGAAGCTGTCCCACAGGCTGATGGTTTGGCAATTATCGGTGTTTTGATGAAG gTTGATCAGGCCAACCCAAGACTGCAGAAAGTACTTGATGCCCTAAACACAGTTAAAACCAAG AACAAACGAGCCCCATTCACAAATTTTGACCCATCTACTCTCCTTCCTTCATCCCTGGATTACTGGACCTACTCTGGCTCTCTGACTCATCCTCCCCTTTACGAGAGTATAACCTGGATCATCTGTAAGGACCCCATCAGTATCAGCCCAGAACAG GAAAAATCCATCTGTGTTAAGTGTCTTCCTAAAAgtttcagaaacaaagaaaagattgtCACTGAAGTTCTACTAAGACTTTGGGGAA CTGGCACAGTTCCGAAGCCTTCTATCGACTGTTGA
- the CA1 gene encoding carbonic anhydrase 1 isoform X2, translating into MASSDWGYDDKNGPEQWGKLYPIANGNKQSPIDIKTSETKHDSSLKPISVSYDPATAKEIINVGHSFHVNYEDNDNRSVLKGGPLSESYRLCQFHFHWGSTNDYGSEHTVDGVKYSAELHLVHWNSAKYSSFAEAVPQADGLAIIGVLMKVDQANPRLQKVLDALNTVKTKNKRAPFTNFDPSTLLPSSLDYWTYSGSLTHPPLYESITWIICKDPISISPEQLAQFRSLLSTVEGDKAVPIRHNNRPPQPLNGRIVRASF; encoded by the exons ATGGCAAGTTCCGACTGGGGATATGATGACAAAAACG GTCCTGAACAATGGGGCAAGCTGTACCCCATTGCAAATGGAAATAAGCAATCTCCCATTGACATTAAAACCAGTGAAACGAAACATGACAGTTCTCTTAAACCTATCAGTGTCTCCTATGATCCAGCCACAGCCAAAGAAATTATCAACGTGGGGCATTCTTTCCATGTAAACTATGAGGACAATGATAACCGATCAG tGCTGAAAGGTGGTCCTCTTTCTGAAAGCTATAGGCTCTGTCAGTTCCATTTTCACTGGGGCAGCACAAATGACTATGGTTCTGAACACACAGTGGATGGAGTCAAATATTCTGCAGAG CTTCACCTGGTTCACTGGAATTCTGCAAAGTACTCCAGCTTTGCTGAAGCTGTCCCACAGGCTGATGGTTTGGCAATTATCGGTGTTTTGATGAAG gTTGATCAGGCCAACCCAAGACTGCAGAAAGTACTTGATGCCCTAAACACAGTTAAAACCAAG AACAAACGAGCCCCATTCACAAATTTTGACCCATCTACTCTCCTTCCTTCATCCCTGGATTACTGGACCTACTCTGGCTCTCTGACTCATCCTCCCCTTTACGAGAGTATAACCTGGATCATCTGTAAGGACCCCATCAGTATCAGCCCAGAACAG CTGGCACAGTTCCGAAGCCTTCTATCGACTGTTGAAGGTGACAAAGCTGTCCCCATTAGGCACAACAACCGGCCACCCCAGCCTCTGAATGGCAGAATAGTGAGAGCTTCCTTCTGA
- the CA1 gene encoding carbonic anhydrase 1 isoform X1 yields the protein MASSDWGYDDKNGPEQWGKLYPIANGNKQSPIDIKTSETKHDSSLKPISVSYDPATAKEIINVGHSFHVNYEDNDNRSVLKGGPLSESYRLCQFHFHWGSTNDYGSEHTVDGVKYSAELHLVHWNSAKYSSFAEAVPQADGLAIIGVLMKVDQANPRLQKVLDALNTVKTKNKRAPFTNFDPSTLLPSSLDYWTYSGSLTHPPLYESITWIICKDPISISPEQEKSICVKCLPKSFRNKEKIVTEVLLRLWGTGTVPKPSIDC from the exons ATGGCAAGTTCCGACTGGGGATATGATGACAAAAACG GTCCTGAACAATGGGGCAAGCTGTACCCCATTGCAAATGGAAATAAGCAATCTCCCATTGACATTAAAACCAGTGAAACGAAACATGACAGTTCTCTTAAACCTATCAGTGTCTCCTATGATCCAGCCACAGCCAAAGAAATTATCAACGTGGGGCATTCTTTCCATGTAAACTATGAGGACAATGATAACCGATCAG tGCTGAAAGGTGGTCCTCTTTCTGAAAGCTATAGGCTCTGTCAGTTCCATTTTCACTGGGGCAGCACAAATGACTATGGTTCTGAACACACAGTGGATGGAGTCAAATATTCTGCAGAG CTTCACCTGGTTCACTGGAATTCTGCAAAGTACTCCAGCTTTGCTGAAGCTGTCCCACAGGCTGATGGTTTGGCAATTATCGGTGTTTTGATGAAG gTTGATCAGGCCAACCCAAGACTGCAGAAAGTACTTGATGCCCTAAACACAGTTAAAACCAAG AACAAACGAGCCCCATTCACAAATTTTGACCCATCTACTCTCCTTCCTTCATCCCTGGATTACTGGACCTACTCTGGCTCTCTGACTCATCCTCCCCTTTACGAGAGTATAACCTGGATCATCTGTAAGGACCCCATCAGTATCAGCCCAGAACAG GAAAAATCCATCTGTGTTAAGTGTCTTCCTAAAAgtttcagaaacaaagaaaagattgtCACTGAAGTTCTACTAAGACTTTGGGGAA CTGGCACAGTTCCGAAGCCTTCTATCGACTGTTGA